A stretch of Endozoicomonas sp. SCSIO W0465 DNA encodes these proteins:
- a CDS encoding head maturation protease, ClpP-related, which translates to MSHNRQWYTFKNVANQTPELFIFDDIDDWYGVSAQSVVDQIRNLDASEINVRLNSRGGMVFEGIAIYNALRLHKANIHVTIEGLAASIASVIAMAGDTVTIAENAMMMIHNPYGWAQGDAEAMRKTADIMDKIADSIAVSYTARTGKSLEELKALMESESWFTAKEALDMGLVDQIDEPVKAAARFDLSMFRNTPDGYGRIEQASSRPKTHQAIIIRLYVRFDIS; encoded by the coding sequence ATGAGTCATAACCGACAGTGGTACACCTTTAAAAATGTAGCCAACCAGACACCAGAGCTGTTTATCTTTGATGATATTGATGACTGGTACGGCGTTTCGGCACAGAGTGTAGTGGATCAAATTCGTAATCTGGATGCCTCAGAGATCAATGTTCGCCTGAACAGCCGGGGTGGCATGGTGTTTGAAGGCATCGCCATCTATAACGCCCTGCGTCTGCATAAAGCCAATATCCATGTCACCATCGAAGGGCTGGCGGCCAGCATTGCCAGCGTCATTGCCATGGCGGGCGATACGGTCACCATCGCTGAAAACGCCATGATGATGATCCATAACCCCTATGGCTGGGCCCAGGGCGATGCCGAAGCCATGCGCAAAACCGCCGATATTATGGATAAGATCGCGGACAGTATTGCTGTGTCGTACACCGCCAGAACCGGCAAGAGCCTTGAGGAACTGAAGGCGCTGATGGAGTCTGAATCCTGGTTCACCGCCAAAGAAGCCCTGGACATGGGCCTGGTGGATCAGATTGATGAACCGGTGAAGGCCGCTGCCCGCTTTGATCTCTCCATGTTTCGTAATACACCGGATGGCTATGGACGTATTGAGCAAGCTAGTTCTCGTCCAAAAACGCATCAGGCAATCATAATTAGATTGTACGTGCGTTTTGATATTTCCTGA
- a CDS encoding ISNCY family transposase, which produces MRKKRNPQCSMELHYVPHEICSQLSGISQWLDAHPQFNDWIYEDLSSGDKQNTGRNGLSAESVLRAALLKQYLNCDYDYLSFVLMDSMLFRDFCRLEPNQRPSRSSLHGLISLLTASTWERINNCQLMTAKDQGIEKGRTVAIDSTVTESDIKPPCDSDLLASSVKEICRLLERGQTLTATPLYEYTHHNRAVKDAARKCIYAGKEERHQHYKKLLQLTRKSRKVLIEATVTLANARQQGQCLLADDADKWQADVDHLLPLVDAIVSQTERRVFKGEKVPAQEKVVSLYEPHTDIIVKDRRQVQYGHKLNLVQGKSRLILDLVIEEGNPADSDQFIPMMERQKEIYGRVPRQTSGDGGYACRANLEKAKAMGISDVAFNKKRGLEVEEMTKSQYVYKTLFRFRAGIEAGISWLKRCFGLSRCHCKGSERFDSHCWLSVVCYNLVILARHPAPS; this is translated from the coding sequence ATGCGCAAAAAACGCAACCCGCAGTGTAGTATGGAACTCCATTACGTACCTCATGAAATCTGCTCCCAGCTTTCCGGTATCTCGCAATGGCTTGACGCCCATCCACAGTTCAATGACTGGATTTATGAGGACTTAAGTTCTGGTGATAAACAGAACACTGGGCGGAACGGACTATCAGCAGAATCCGTTCTTCGTGCGGCACTCCTGAAACAGTATTTGAATTGTGATTATGACTACTTGTCGTTTGTTTTGATGGACTCCATGCTCTTTCGAGACTTTTGTCGCCTCGAACCAAACCAGCGCCCCAGTCGCTCCAGTTTGCATGGGCTCATCAGCCTTCTTACTGCATCTACATGGGAACGGATTAATAACTGTCAGCTAATGACCGCTAAAGATCAGGGTATTGAAAAAGGGCGCACTGTGGCTATTGACAGCACAGTCACCGAATCGGATATCAAACCTCCTTGCGACAGTGATCTTTTAGCCAGTTCCGTTAAAGAAATTTGTCGGCTGCTGGAACGGGGACAAACACTGACAGCGACACCGCTTTATGAATATACCCATCACAACCGAGCCGTAAAAGATGCGGCCAGAAAATGCATCTACGCTGGCAAAGAAGAGCGGCATCAGCATTATAAAAAACTGCTGCAGTTGACCCGAAAATCCCGGAAGGTACTTATCGAAGCTACTGTCACGCTAGCAAACGCCCGTCAGCAGGGGCAGTGTCTCCTGGCTGATGATGCCGACAAGTGGCAGGCCGATGTGGATCACCTGTTACCCCTGGTGGATGCAATAGTCTCCCAGACAGAGCGCAGGGTCTTTAAGGGTGAAAAGGTGCCAGCCCAGGAAAAAGTGGTTAGCCTGTATGAACCCCATACGGATATCATCGTAAAAGACAGGCGGCAAGTACAGTATGGCCATAAACTGAACCTGGTTCAGGGAAAAAGTCGATTGATCCTGGACCTGGTTATTGAGGAAGGTAACCCAGCGGATTCGGACCAATTCATTCCGATGATGGAAAGACAAAAAGAAATTTATGGTCGTGTACCTCGCCAGACAAGCGGTGACGGCGGATACGCGTGTCGCGCTAATTTGGAAAAAGCCAAGGCCATGGGAATCAGCGATGTAGCTTTTAATAAGAAGCGCGGACTTGAAGTCGAAGAGATGACTAAAAGTCAGTATGTGTATAAAACGCTCTTTCGCTTCCGGGCAGGTATTGAAGCGGGAATTTCGTGGCTAAAGAGATGTTTTGGGCTATCACGTTGCCACTGCAAGGGTTCTGAGCGTTTTGATTCTCATTGCTGGTTATCGGTGGTCTGTTACAACCTGGTGATTCTGGCCAGACACCCGGCACCATCCTGA
- a CDS encoding phage head-tail joining protein encodes MITETEYQALKRAVLLRETRTVEFEGRRVEYSSFAEMERRLQAIERELVKQQKRPKQYGIYSSKGV; translated from the coding sequence ATGATTACCGAGACAGAATACCAGGCTCTGAAACGGGCAGTGCTGCTGCGTGAGACCCGCACTGTGGAATTTGAAGGTCGACGGGTGGAGTACAGCAGCTTTGCTGAGATGGAAAGGCGGTTGCAGGCCATTGAGCGTGAATTGGTCAAACAGCAGAAACGCCCGAAGCAGTATGGCATCTATTCATCCAAGGGAGTTTGA
- a CDS encoding IS1182 family transposase encodes MSSIKFKDNPADFDQHLMFPSNIFDLLPPDHDCFVFEDIFKHIDTSEVEKQYHHLGQNAYHPRLIISILIYAYSHGVFSSREIERRCNQDLAFMYIAKQHCPNFRVLSDFRKNQATFFKSSFKQSVLLARELQMASLGHIALDGSKFKADSSKHKAMSYARLKAKEAELMAEVEALIKKAETSDSEEDDAYQQETGYSIPEDLQFKQERLEKIQEAKKALEEREQALNPDKPIDDKKQISFADHDARIMGKKGSGYQYSYNAQISVDSDNGIIVGQHISQHANDKQEVKPALEAIAEATDNASIGKMSEDNGYYSGPNLQAFDDANIDAYMATDRQEKPATEGLEDSDRKFVKADFIYHEADDSFTCPAGEKLIYNTASKAKHKSYRVSKDICRDCPLRKRCSGDNKDPGKVIRTDRHEAIRQAMNRKMETKEAKAVYERRKVIAEPPFGQIKNSGFRGFSVRGKEKVAGEFSLVCSAYNFKKIVKSVSTGSIRLEEAKRLKMAA; translated from the coding sequence ATGTCATCAATCAAATTCAAAGATAACCCTGCTGATTTTGACCAGCACCTGATGTTCCCATCGAACATCTTCGACCTGCTGCCACCAGATCATGATTGCTTCGTTTTTGAAGATATCTTCAAGCATATCGACACCTCTGAAGTGGAAAAGCAGTATCACCATCTTGGCCAGAATGCCTACCACCCACGACTGATTATATCGATCCTGATCTATGCCTATAGCCATGGTGTGTTCAGCTCCAGGGAGATTGAACGGCGCTGCAATCAGGACTTGGCTTTCATGTATATCGCCAAACAGCACTGCCCAAATTTCCGGGTGCTCAGTGACTTTCGTAAAAACCAGGCCACCTTTTTTAAAAGCAGTTTCAAACAGAGCGTGCTGCTCGCCCGGGAACTACAGATGGCCTCGCTGGGCCACATCGCTCTTGATGGTTCCAAATTCAAAGCCGACTCATCAAAGCATAAGGCCATGAGCTACGCACGACTTAAGGCCAAAGAAGCTGAATTAATGGCTGAAGTTGAGGCCCTGATTAAAAAAGCCGAAACCAGTGACAGTGAAGAGGACGATGCTTATCAGCAGGAGACTGGCTACAGCATTCCTGAAGACTTGCAATTCAAGCAGGAACGGTTAGAGAAAATCCAGGAGGCCAAAAAAGCGCTTGAAGAACGGGAACAGGCCCTGAATCCCGATAAGCCGATAGACGACAAAAAGCAAATCAGCTTTGCTGATCATGATGCCAGGATCATGGGTAAAAAAGGCAGTGGCTATCAGTACAGTTATAACGCCCAGATCAGCGTCGACAGCGATAATGGTATCATTGTTGGCCAGCACATCAGCCAGCATGCCAATGACAAGCAGGAAGTAAAGCCTGCACTTGAAGCCATTGCAGAAGCAACAGATAACGCGTCCATTGGCAAAATGAGTGAGGATAATGGCTATTACTCAGGGCCCAACCTGCAAGCGTTTGATGATGCGAACATTGACGCTTACATGGCTACGGATCGACAGGAGAAGCCTGCAACAGAGGGACTGGAAGACTCTGACAGAAAGTTTGTCAAAGCGGATTTTATTTACCATGAAGCAGACGACAGCTTTACCTGCCCTGCCGGTGAGAAGCTGATTTATAACACGGCTAGCAAAGCAAAACACAAAAGCTACCGCGTCAGTAAAGATATCTGCCGGGATTGCCCGTTACGTAAAAGGTGCAGTGGTGACAACAAAGACCCGGGGAAAGTGATTCGCACAGACCGCCACGAAGCCATACGCCAGGCGATGAACCGCAAAATGGAAACCAAAGAGGCCAAAGCGGTTTATGAGCGTCGCAAGGTGATTGCGGAACCGCCTTTTGGCCAAATCAAGAACTCAGGATTCAGAGGGTTCAGTGTCCGGGGTAAGGAAAAAGTGGCTGGAGAATTTTCACTGGTCTGCAGTGCTTATAATTTCAAAAAAATTGTCAAATCGGTTTCAACGGGATCAATCCGTCTTGAAGAAGCAAAAAGGCTTAAAATGGCAGCATAA
- a CDS encoding major capsid protein → MLDIFNDDAFSLTSLTATINEMDYKPGRLGQLGLFQESGINTTTVVVESINGELRLLPSTERGAPATQAIGDKRQLRSFVVPHIPHDSTILAAEVQNVRQFGSEDAMQGVQAVVNQRLQKMNANHEVTLEFLRMGALKGEILDGDGSTILYNLFDEFGVTQQTHDFKFSSTTTDVRAQGVKARRLVDDALGALPYSGLHAFCGSDFFDGLVGHKSVKEAYQRWQDGEALRTDPKGRFRFADIDWEEYRGSVGGNDFVAANEAYLYRNYSALSKGILQ, encoded by the coding sequence ATGCTGGATATTTTTAATGACGATGCGTTCAGCCTTACCAGTCTGACCGCCACCATCAATGAGATGGACTACAAGCCTGGTCGTCTTGGGCAACTGGGACTCTTTCAGGAGAGCGGTATCAATACCACAACCGTCGTGGTGGAAAGCATTAATGGCGAGCTTCGCTTGCTACCCTCTACCGAGCGTGGCGCACCCGCCACTCAGGCCATTGGCGATAAACGTCAGTTGCGCAGCTTTGTGGTGCCCCATATTCCCCATGACAGCACCATTCTTGCAGCAGAAGTGCAGAATGTCCGTCAGTTCGGCAGTGAGGATGCCATGCAGGGAGTACAGGCGGTAGTAAACCAGCGACTGCAGAAGATGAATGCCAACCATGAAGTGACGCTGGAATTTCTGCGCATGGGGGCGCTCAAGGGTGAAATTCTGGATGGCGATGGCAGCACCATACTCTACAACCTGTTTGATGAGTTTGGTGTCACCCAGCAAACCCATGACTTCAAGTTCAGCAGCACGACCACTGACGTTCGTGCCCAGGGCGTCAAAGCCCGTCGTCTGGTGGATGATGCGCTCGGTGCATTGCCTTACAGCGGTCTCCATGCGTTTTGTGGCTCCGACTTCTTTGATGGGCTGGTCGGCCACAAGTCAGTAAAAGAAGCCTACCAGCGTTGGCAGGATGGCGAAGCCCTGCGTACCGATCCCAAGGGCCGGTTCCGTTTTGCGGATATTGATTGGGAAGAGTACCGGGGCTCAGTGGGCGGCAATGACTTTGTTGCCGCCAATGAGGCTTATCTCTACCGTAACTATTCAGCACTGAGCAAAGGCATATTACAGTAA
- a CDS encoding ISNCY family transposase — MRKKRNPQCSMELHYVPHEICSQLSGISQWLDAHPQFNDWIYEDLSSGDKQNTGRNGLSAESVLRAALLKQYLNCDYDYLSFVLMDSMLFRDFCRLEPNQRPSRSSLHGLISLLTASTWERINNCQLMTAKDQGIEKGRTVAIDSTVTESDIKPPCDSDLLASSVKEICRLLERGQTLTATPLYEYTHHNRAVKDAARKCIYAGKEERHQHYKKLLQLTRKSRKVLIEATVTLANARQQGQCLLADDADKWQADVDHLLPLVDAIVSQTERRVFKGEKVPAQEKVVSLYEPHTDIIVKDRRQVQYGHKLNLVQGKSRLILDLVIEEGNPADSDQFIPMMERQKEIYGRVPRQTSGDGGYACRAKRVALIWKKPRPWESAM, encoded by the coding sequence ATGCGCAAAAAACGCAACCCGCAGTGTAGTATGGAACTCCATTACGTACCTCATGAAATCTGCTCCCAGCTTTCCGGTATCTCGCAATGGCTTGACGCCCATCCACAGTTCAATGACTGGATTTATGAGGACTTAAGTTCTGGTGATAAACAGAACACTGGGCGGAACGGACTATCAGCAGAATCCGTTCTTCGTGCGGCACTCCTGAAACAGTATTTGAATTGTGATTATGACTACTTGTCGTTTGTTTTGATGGACTCCATGCTCTTTCGAGACTTTTGTCGCCTCGAACCAAACCAGCGCCCCAGTCGCTCCAGTTTGCATGGGCTCATCAGCCTTCTTACTGCATCTACATGGGAACGGATTAATAACTGTCAGCTAATGACCGCTAAAGATCAGGGTATTGAAAAAGGGCGCACTGTGGCTATTGACAGCACAGTCACCGAATCGGATATCAAACCTCCTTGCGACAGTGATCTTTTAGCCAGTTCCGTTAAAGAAATTTGTCGGCTGCTGGAACGGGGACAAACACTGACAGCGACACCGCTTTATGAATATACCCATCACAACCGAGCCGTAAAAGATGCGGCCAGAAAATGCATCTACGCTGGCAAAGAAGAGCGGCATCAGCATTATAAAAAACTGCTGCAGTTGACCCGAAAATCCCGGAAGGTACTTATCGAAGCTACTGTCACGCTAGCAAACGCCCGTCAGCAGGGGCAGTGTCTCCTGGCTGATGATGCCGACAAGTGGCAGGCCGATGTGGATCACCTGTTACCCCTGGTGGATGCAATAGTCTCCCAGACAGAGCGCAGGGTCTTTAAGGGTGAAAAGGTGCCAGCCCAGGAAAAAGTGGTTAGCCTGTATGAACCCCATACGGATATCATCGTAAAAGACAGGCGGCAAGTACAGTATGGCCATAAACTGAACCTGGTTCAGGGAAAAAGTCGATTGATCCTGGACCTGGTTATTGAGGAAGGTAACCCAGCGGATTCGGACCAATTCATTCCGATGATGGAAAGACAAAAAGAAATTTATGGTCGTGTACCTCGCCAGACAAGCGGTGACGGCGGATACGCGTGTCGCGCTAAGCGTGTCGCGCTAATTTGGAAAAAGCCAAGGCCATGGGAATCAGCGATGTAG
- a CDS encoding IS1595 family transposase, producing the protein MQSELFQNFIDSISTLTSEQRDILNNSLLSTQIEVTEVVETTDSEPVYSESIPNNDNATPDVEKSILAQFAENPRCPKCKSHSVGRWGIRNGRQRYHCKTCDSTFNAFSGTPLARLRHPEKWNKYLAGMTHSMVLRPAAAENAIDLKTAFRWRHRFLEVINNDQAEELCGITELDETFFRESFKGQREGLPRPTRKRGNDPNKARKVPVMVARDRNRNTVDGVLENESANELCRHLNGRISIQATVCADAHLAHEKLADKLGFVFKELVTSAGQHVVEGIYHIQTVNSYHSHLKRWIGGVFQGVATRYLPHYLAWRRELTAAKKLTVGRLISRITEHWCFQPLTVT; encoded by the coding sequence ATGCAATCTGAACTCTTCCAGAATTTTATTGATTCCATTTCAACATTAACCAGTGAACAGCGAGACATTCTTAACAACTCGCTCCTTAGTACTCAAATAGAGGTTACCGAGGTAGTAGAAACCACTGACTCTGAACCTGTTTACAGTGAATCTATACCCAATAACGATAATGCAACACCTGACGTAGAAAAGAGCATACTTGCCCAATTTGCCGAAAACCCCAGGTGCCCCAAATGCAAAAGCCATAGCGTTGGTCGCTGGGGCATACGAAATGGCCGACAGCGCTACCACTGCAAGACTTGCGACTCAACGTTTAACGCCTTTAGTGGAACGCCTTTGGCAAGGCTCAGGCACCCTGAAAAATGGAACAAGTACCTCGCAGGTATGACTCACTCTATGGTCTTGCGACCAGCTGCTGCTGAGAATGCCATTGACTTGAAAACTGCGTTCCGCTGGCGTCACCGCTTTCTTGAAGTGATTAATAATGATCAAGCAGAAGAGCTTTGTGGCATTACTGAGCTTGATGAAACATTTTTCCGTGAATCCTTCAAAGGGCAAAGAGAAGGCCTTCCACGGCCAACCCGAAAGCGGGGTAATGATCCCAACAAAGCCCGAAAAGTCCCGGTAATGGTGGCTCGGGACCGTAATCGAAATACCGTTGACGGTGTATTAGAAAACGAAAGTGCTAATGAATTGTGCAGGCATTTAAATGGCCGCATATCGATACAGGCCACGGTCTGTGCGGATGCACACCTCGCTCACGAAAAACTTGCTGACAAGCTTGGATTTGTCTTCAAGGAGCTGGTGACATCAGCAGGTCAACATGTTGTTGAAGGCATCTACCACATCCAGACTGTAAATTCTTATCACAGTCATTTAAAACGCTGGATTGGCGGCGTATTCCAAGGGGTTGCAACTCGTTACCTTCCCCATTATCTGGCCTGGAGGCGAGAACTGACGGCAGCAAAAAAATTAACTGTTGGCCGGTTGATCAGCAGAATTACTGAACATTGGTGCTTCCAACCATTAACGGTAACTTAG
- a CDS encoding phage terminase large subunit family protein, giving the protein MKGAQVGGTECGNNWLGYVIDHTPGSMMYVLPTLDMAKRTSKQRIAPMIDEMPDLREKVKDPRSRDSGRLYFDYELLYSEN; this is encoded by the coding sequence ATGAAGGGTGCCCAGGTGGGTGGCACCGAATGCGGCAATAACTGGCTTGGTTATGTGATTGACCATACGCCGGGTTCCATGATGTATGTATTGCCCACTCTGGATATGGCCAAGCGAACCTCCAAGCAGCGGATCGCCCCGATGATCGATGAAATGCCGGATCTGCGGGAGAAAGTAAAAGATCCAAGAAGTCGGGATAGCGGAAGGCTCTATTTTGATTACGAACTGCTCTACAGTGAAAACTGA
- a CDS encoding phage portal protein: protein MGLLTNLFRRFKNSAYTAAGIGRRTKSWYAPGLSPNTALTADLSKLINRSRAAIRNDPWASSGLEKLVSNVIGRGITPKSLVDVDGLREQLQNLFLQWSDESDADGLLSFTGQQSLITRAMFEGGECFVRLRPRRLEDGLTVPLQLQVLESEFVPISYNETLDNGHVIKAGIEFNKLGKRVAYYFHREHPAEFAFDSTRLVRVKADNVLHIFEALRPGQLRGQPLLTQVLVRLYHLDKFDDATLLRQEIANLFTGFIKKPSPEQDPIDPLTGKPLVFGDNGLPMVAMEPGTMQELAPGEEVEFNNPPGTAADYPNFMKQQLMAIAAGIGLPYELLSGDMAGVSDRALRLIINEFRRRIQQIQHNQIIFQFCRPVWNRWLDMAVLNGSVAIPDYGNQPRAYRRVKWIAHGWPYMHPVQDMQAQKMAVRSGFKSRSEVVSELGYDSEQMDGEIAADNRRADSHSLRYDSDGRDPANSKSTNQPAKDDRNES from the coding sequence ATGGGATTGCTCACCAACCTGTTTCGTCGTTTCAAAAACTCAGCCTATACCGCTGCCGGTATAGGGCGACGAACCAAAAGCTGGTACGCACCAGGACTTTCCCCGAATACCGCACTCACTGCTGATTTGTCCAAACTGATAAACCGTTCCCGGGCAGCTATCCGCAATGATCCCTGGGCCAGCAGTGGTCTGGAAAAGCTGGTCAGTAATGTGATTGGTCGTGGCATTACCCCAAAGTCACTGGTGGACGTCGATGGTTTACGGGAGCAGCTGCAAAACCTGTTTCTGCAATGGTCGGATGAATCAGACGCTGATGGCTTACTGAGTTTCACCGGTCAGCAATCGCTGATTACCCGTGCCATGTTTGAAGGTGGCGAGTGCTTTGTCAGGCTTCGTCCCCGCAGACTGGAAGATGGCCTAACCGTTCCCCTGCAACTGCAGGTGCTGGAATCCGAGTTTGTCCCCATCAGTTATAACGAGACACTGGATAATGGCCATGTGATTAAGGCCGGGATTGAGTTTAACAAGCTGGGCAAGCGGGTCGCCTATTATTTTCACCGGGAGCATCCCGCCGAGTTTGCTTTTGACAGCACCAGACTGGTGCGGGTGAAGGCCGACAATGTTCTGCATATATTTGAAGCCCTGCGACCCGGTCAGTTGCGCGGCCAGCCATTACTGACTCAGGTATTAGTCAGGCTCTATCACCTGGATAAGTTTGATGATGCCACGCTATTACGGCAGGAAATCGCCAACCTGTTTACCGGCTTTATTAAAAAGCCATCGCCAGAGCAAGACCCTATTGATCCTTTGACCGGCAAGCCACTGGTGTTTGGCGACAATGGTCTACCCATGGTGGCGATGGAACCAGGAACCATGCAGGAGCTGGCACCGGGTGAAGAGGTGGAGTTCAATAACCCACCGGGTACTGCCGCAGACTATCCCAATTTTATGAAGCAGCAGCTGATGGCCATTGCTGCCGGGATTGGCCTGCCTTATGAATTGCTGTCGGGTGATATGGCTGGCGTCAGTGACCGGGCACTGCGTCTGATCATCAATGAGTTCCGTCGCCGCATTCAGCAGATTCAGCATAACCAGATTATCTTTCAGTTCTGTCGGCCGGTCTGGAACCGCTGGCTGGATATGGCGGTGCTGAATGGCTCGGTAGCTATTCCGGACTATGGCAATCAACCAAGAGCCTATCGCCGGGTAAAGTGGATCGCCCACGGCTGGCCCTATATGCATCCGGTTCAGGATATGCAGGCTCAGAAAATGGCAGTCAGAAGCGGATTTAAATCGCGATCTGAAGTAGTCAGCGAACTGGGTTATGACAGCGAGCAGATGGATGGTGAGATTGCCGCCGATAATCGCCGGGCAGATAGCCACTCACTGAGATACGACAGCGATGGCCGTGATCCGGCAAACAGCAAATCTACCAATCAACCAGCAAAGGATGACAGGAATGAGTCATAA
- a CDS encoding head decoration protein: MSVKTESVYTGEFLVSEGNNSISREQVPFAANLIMEPGTVVGKESATGAFKPLDPGASDGTETAAGILYAGKVTDASGGDGVIIARLAEVVDSLLIWPAGITDEQKATAVDQLAGMDIILRSE; this comes from the coding sequence ATGAGTGTAAAAACGGAATCGGTCTATACCGGTGAATTTCTGGTGTCTGAAGGCAATAACAGCATCAGCCGTGAGCAGGTACCATTCGCTGCGAACCTGATCATGGAGCCTGGCACCGTGGTCGGCAAAGAATCGGCGACCGGAGCATTCAAGCCCCTTGATCCAGGTGCTTCTGATGGCACTGAAACCGCAGCAGGCATTCTCTACGCTGGCAAGGTGACCGATGCCTCTGGTGGTGACGGTGTGATTATCGCCCGTCTGGCAGAAGTGGTGGACAGTCTGCTGATCTGGCCTGCCGGGATCACCGATGAGCAAAAGGCCACTGCTGTAGATCAACTGGCCGGGATGGATATTATCCTGCGCAGTGAATAA
- a CDS encoding terminase gpA endonuclease subunit produces the protein MLPTINGNLAVGCDVQDDRFEFEVTGWGAGEESWSIDYVRLYGDLSRQGIWDALADMLHKTYTRQDGTKMNVAQVCIDSGGHYTDEVYAFCRKQGADWAIPVKGSSQAGKPIATFPKTKNKKGIYLTLIGTDTAKELVYQRYRVLEPGQGYCHWPIKDCFDEGYFKQATAEEKIKKYRLGVPYFTWDAKNRRNEALDCRVYSLAAIRILQQHRGINLELLAKGRPAPEDTPDPELEETSNKPKTLRRSSRSSYLQR, from the coding sequence GTGCTTCCAACCATTAACGGTAACTTAGCCGTTGGTTGTGATGTCCAGGATGACCGCTTTGAGTTTGAAGTAACTGGCTGGGGAGCTGGAGAGGAAAGCTGGTCTATTGATTATGTCCGTTTATACGGAGACCTCTCCCGACAAGGTATCTGGGATGCGTTGGCCGATATGCTCCACAAAACTTATACCCGTCAGGATGGCACCAAAATGAATGTGGCTCAGGTCTGCATCGATTCTGGTGGCCACTACACCGATGAAGTGTATGCCTTCTGTCGTAAGCAGGGAGCCGATTGGGCGATTCCGGTTAAGGGTTCCTCTCAGGCTGGTAAACCTATCGCCACCTTCCCCAAAACCAAAAATAAGAAAGGGATCTACCTGACACTGATTGGCACCGATACCGCCAAGGAGTTGGTTTATCAGCGTTACCGGGTCTTGGAACCCGGGCAAGGCTACTGCCACTGGCCAATCAAGGACTGCTTTGATGAAGGCTATTTCAAGCAGGCCACCGCAGAAGAAAAGATCAAGAAATACCGGCTCGGTGTGCCTTACTTTACCTGGGATGCCAAGAACCGCCGGAATGAAGCACTGGATTGCCGGGTATACTCACTGGCCGCGATCCGTATTCTTCAGCAGCACCGGGGCATTAATCTGGAGCTACTCGCCAAAGGCCGACCGGCACCAGAAGATACGCCTGATCCTGAATTAGAAGAAACCAGCAACAAGCCAAAAACACTCCGTCGTTCATCCCGCAGTTCTTACCTTCAGAGATAA
- a CDS encoding terminase gpA endonuclease subunit produces MLQEPSGNTLLTKEFPNGVLIFTGANSAAGLRSMPARFLFMDEVDAYDDDVDGEGSPINLAIKRTATFSRNRKILMVSTPNIAETSKIEAAYESSDKRHYLVPCNSCGQYQPIVWAQIIFDNHDPATTRFECVQCGHKHYEKDKPKLLTNGYWQAETEKSNKVAGFHLSSLYSPNGWYSWQNAVEDFLAAKSNPVQFKDWTNTVLGETWTEQGETVEHSLLYQRREHYPAEVPWWVEILTVGCG; encoded by the coding sequence ATCCTACAAGAGCCTAGCGGAAATACCCTGCTGACCAAGGAGTTTCCCAATGGTGTGCTGATCTTTACCGGAGCCAATTCAGCGGCGGGCCTGCGCTCGATGCCTGCCCGATTTTTATTTATGGATGAAGTGGATGCCTACGACGATGATGTGGATGGCGAAGGCAGCCCGATCAATCTGGCCATTAAACGAACAGCCACTTTTAGCCGTAACCGCAAAATCCTGATGGTCAGCACGCCCAATATTGCAGAAACCAGCAAGATTGAAGCGGCTTATGAAAGCAGCGATAAACGACACTATCTGGTTCCCTGCAATAGCTGTGGACAGTACCAGCCGATCGTCTGGGCTCAGATCATTTTTGATAACCATGATCCGGCAACCACCCGGTTTGAGTGTGTACAGTGTGGTCATAAGCATTACGAAAAAGACAAACCGAAACTGCTCACTAATGGCTATTGGCAGGCTGAAACTGAAAAGAGCAATAAGGTCGCTGGATTCCACCTGAGTTCGCTTTACAGCCCTAATGGCTGGTACAGCTGGCAAAATGCAGTGGAGGATTTCCTCGCCGCCAAGAGTAACCCGGTACAGTTCAAAGACTGGACCAATACTGTGCTTGGCGAGACATGGACGGAACAAGGTGAGACTGTTGAGCATAGTTTGCTCTACCAGCGACGGGAACATTATCCGGCAGAGGTGCCCTGGTGGGTGGAGATACTGACCGTTGGTTGTGGCTAA